The DNA window ACGTGGACCAGTTTTTGTCCCAATTCGCCCAGATGCAACAGATGATGAAGATGTTCGCGGGCGGGCGAGGCCTGGCAAACATTTTCGGCGGCGGAGCGCCGGCCGGTCCCGCGGCGCCGATTGGAAAATATCTTGGCGGAAACGGCATCTCTCAAGGGTACATTGCCTATAAAGCCACGGGGAAATCGAGGGAGCAAAAGGCCAAGGCCAAGGCGGAGCGCCAAGCGCGAATGAAACAGCGGAAGATGCAAAAAAAGCGCAAGTAGGACTTACTTCTTGGGCAGCGTAAACTTTGCATTGTCCGATTTGCTATAATGAATCAGGAGAACTCCTGCGAATGGCAAAGATTCCGATTCCGGCAAATCTATCAGTTCTAACTCGAAGACGGGACGCGGCAGGCGCGCTTGCGAAGCTCCTTCGCGACGCGGTTGTAAGCGACGCGACCGGCCCTTACGTTGTAGGGGCTTTCGGCCTTGCAGGGATAATCACTCTCGCTAAGTTTTCTTGGCTTCTTACACTTCCGATGGATTTGGAGGCGGCCGAAGCGGGCTGGGGTATGGTCACCAGTTCGCAGTTCGAGCTTGCAGCGATTGTAATGATCGCGGTCGGCATCGTGCTGCTGATTGTTGGGATGATGTTAAATTCGAAGCTCGGCGAAGAACTTTGGGACCGCATCGCACACCACCAGGAACTGGAAACCAAAGAGAAATTGGTACAGGGTTTTCTTGCGGCGCAGGAAGGCGGATGGCTGGGATACAAACCAAACAGCAAAAGCAACTCGGTTGAGCGTAAAACCGCATATTGGAAAGCTTGGGCGGCGTATGAGCTTGGCGGTGCCTATCAAAAGCTAGTCGGCAACGTCCCGCTGGCGGGCAGAACCAATAAATTTTTCGTCTCGGAAGTTTCGGGGCTGTTCGGCGTTCCAACAATCATTGCATTGGCTGGAGCGATCGTATTTTCGATGTATCCGCATCCGGCGCTGGGTATGATCCTGCCTTTTGTATTCATTGCGGCAGGTGCTCTGGTTTTCTGCGCTCCTTTGTTTTTCGGCTCCAACGCCTTGGTCCACGCCTTCGCCTTTCAAAAATACAGACGCAAAACAGTAAGCGAAGCGCTGTTCAAACTCATATCGAGCGGACAACCGAAGAAGAAACAGTTTTCGACAAAGCCCGCCGACAAATTCTCCGCAAAGCGCTAACGATTAAGCTTGTCGTAGTCAGGAATTGGCCCTGCACAAGCGCAATCTACCCTTTCTGGTTCCGGAATCATGGAAAGCCACTCCTCCAGTGTCGCGCCGTACAGCGTAAATCCCGGCGCGATTTCAATCCATGGATTGAGAACGAAGGTGCGGGTGTGCGCACGCGGGTGGGGAACGATCAAGTCCGGTTCGCGTATCTCCAACCCGTCGAAATAAAGCAAATCCAAATCAATCGGACGGTCGGATATTACCCAGCTTCGATCGCGCCCCATCAGCCGCTCTGTGCCGAGACATGTCGAAAGGAGATCTCTGGGCGAGAGTACGGTTTTTAACGCTATTACGGCGTTGAGAAACTCACGCGTGCCGGGTGGCATTCCAACCGGGTCGCTGCGCCAGGCGGACGATACGTTCGCGACCTGGATTTCGCGAATCCCCGAAAGAATGTAAATCGCTTCAGAAAGATTCGCCAGCCTGTCGCCCTGGTTGGAGCCTATCCCGATATATGAAAGTGCAAACTCCGCGCCACGCAATTCCATTGGGCTGCGCCACATCAAGCGCCATCTTCCTTTTTATCGCCGCCGCCCGGCGAGTGCCCGTTGGTTTCCGCGACGTCCGAGTCAATATCGGAAACAGCGCCCGGATCTATTCCTGCTGCGGCATCGCTTGCAGATACTTCCTTGACCGGCGCCTTGAATATGGAAACGACGATCATCCCGATCATCACGACGAAAAATCCCATCCCGATAATCACGCCTACCGGCGGGCCTTTGGGCTTCGGCTCTTCCTCCGGAACGGGCTCGGGCGGGCCGGGGATAAGCTCCGCGGGCATCCCTTCGAAAGTCAGGTCGTGATCCGCATACCACTTCCCCTGCTCGGTAAGGATTTTGGGCGCGTTCTTCCAGTCCGCATGGCAGTAGTAGCACTTTTTGTCTTCCTTGCGGCTGTATGGAAGGCGCGCTTGTGCGGGACCAGATTGCGCAAGAATCTGCGCGGCAGCTATTAGAAACAACGGAACTATCTGCGCAAGCAGCTTTTTGAATTTTAGGTCACGAAAACAGTATTTCATTTCATGCATCTACTTGTAAGTTTCCGCGCTAAAATGATTTTAACGCCCTATCCAAGTCCTCCTTCAAATCGTCCACGTGCTCCAAACCCACGGACAGCCTTATGTAATCCGGCAAGATGCCCAACTTGAGCTTCACGTCCTCCGGCACCGGAAAATGCGTCGAGCTTGCGGGATGCAGAATAATCGTCTTCACGTCGCCAAGGCTCGTCTGGTGCTTGATCAGCTTCAAGCTGTCAAGGGTTTTGACCGCGTGCTCGTAACCGCCCGCCGCGCCGAATCCGACCATCCCGCCGAACATCTTCATTTGTTTCTTCGCGATTTCGTGGCCGGGAAAATCGGGCAGCCCCGGATAATATACGTAGCTAACCTTCGGATGAACGCGCAGCCACTTCGCAAGCTCCATCGCGTTCTCGCTGTGGCGCTCCATCCTAATTGAAAGTGTGTCAAGCCCCATCAGTACAAGCCACGCGTTGAATGGCGAAAACGTCGGCCCCAAGTTTGCGTGCGGCCCCCAGCGCACCGGATTCATCAGCTCCTTGCGGCCGATCGTCGCTCCTCCGATTACCGTTCCGTGGCCGACGATGTATTTCGTAAGCGAGTGAACCACCACATCCACTCCCAGATGCGCGACCGGCTGAAGATAAGGCGTGGCGAACGTGTTGTCCAGAACAGAAATCAAACCGTACTCGCGGCATATCGCTACTGCTTGTTCGATATCCACGATGTTCAACAAAGGATTTCCCGGCGTTTCGAACAGGAGCATCTTGGTTTTCGGAGTGATCGCCTTTCTCCAGCCGGCCCAGTCGGATGCGTCGTCCACCCATCGCGTTTCGATTCCCAGCGCGGCTATTTCCCGGTTGAGCATCCCATAGGTGCCGCCGTAAATTTTTGTTGCACTGACAAGGTTTTCCCCCGGCTTCACGTGAGCGAACACGAGTTGGGCGATTGCTGCAAGGCCGCTGGACGCGCTGACGCATTCGTCATAACCTTCGAGGGCCGCCAGCCGCTTTTCCATCACGGCGACCGTAGGATTGGAAAACCTGCTGTAAATGTGCCCTTTTTCCTTGTGGGCCATGAAATCCTGCGCGGTTTCGGTGTCGGTGCAGTAAAAGCTGGACGCCATGTACAGCGGCGGAAAGCCCGCGTGCATCGGGTCGCCGTCTTCGCCGGCATGTAGCTGAAGAGTTTCAAATCGTGCGCCGCCGCGCAAATCCGCCATAGTTTCCTCCGGGAAAACCGCCGGATGATATCACAGGCAAATCGGCAACCGGCGGGGCGCTTGCCCGGCCAAAATTGTCAGTTGAGCGCAAGCTCCTTTATTTTGCCGATGGTGGATTTCGGGCACAGCCCGGCGGATTCTATAATCCCGGCAAGCTCGCTTTCCCGGTTGATAATCACGGCCGATTTCGCGGAGACCACCACGCCGTCGCCGCTAGCCAGCAGCTTTCTTCCGCCGGACAATTCCAAATCCGGAAGAGTAATTTCGTACTGAAAAACCGAGTTGTTCCCTGTTTCCGCAAGCCTTTTGACGATGATTTCACATCCCATTTGCCAACTCCTTGCGCCTTAATTCGGTGACGCTATGCAATCGCAAGTGCAGGCGCACGGAAATAATCCAAGTGCCAGCCCAGCATCCTGCGAAGCCACTCCAACGTTTCCGATGCGTTGTCGCTGTAAGCCGAAAGAAACGAAAGAAGTCTGTCTTCGTGCAAAATGTTGATTTCGCCGTCGGCGCCTTCGACCGCCCGCGCGGAAATACGATTGCCGGGGGACTCTTCGGCGCAACCGGCGACGACGGAAAAATCGAGGATACCCCGATATCCGTTTTCAAAACTCCACACGTTTTCCAGCGAGATCACAGCCTGCTCCATTAATCGAAAGTCCGCAGCCAACCACTGCGGTCAGTCCTATTGATTGCGGATTGGATTAAAAAGTTCGATTCCTCGTGCTCCTTTTACGACTTTTAACAAATCCGCTCCGCGAGCGTCGGATTCCGCTTCCTGCAGTCCGCGGCCTGTTAGAATGTGCCTTGCTTGCGTGCGTTTTGGATTATTATCGTGTTGGCGTTGATTTCAGCCACGGTCGCGTACTTGGGCGACGTGGTTGGACGCCAGGTAGCGAAAAAACGAATTTCTGTAGCCGGAATTAGACCCAGGCGGGTAGGATCGTATGTTGCAGTTATTACCGGTATCTTCATCGCCCTCGCAACGTTCTTGCTGCTGACACTGCTTTCCCGTGATGTGCGCACGTGGGTATTCGAATACGACCGGCTGAAAGGACAGACGGCGGAGCTTCAGGCAGAGATCGCGGCCGCCACCCAAGCCTATGATGCTGCCCAAGCAAGGACTGCAAAGCTTGCCGAGGAATTGCAGTCAAAGGAAGCAGAGCGATCCGAAATCGAAGGCGAACTTGCAAAATCCCAAACGGCCCTCGATTCAATTCAAAGCGAACTCCTTGACAAAGAATCCAAACTCCGCGAACTTCAAGATCGGCTGGACAAAAATCAGAAAATAATTCAGGACACCGCTGAAAAGCTCGAAACCCTGCAGAAGGAAATCGCGAAATTAAGCGGGGAAAACGAATCGCTATCCGCAAGCAAGCGCGAGCTGTCCGGGGAAATTGCCGCTTTGGAAACAACGGGAAAAGAGCTTGAAGCCGCGAACGAGAATCTACGAAAACAGGCAGCGCAAATCGAATCGAGAATCCGCACGCTGGAAGAAGTGCTGGGCAGCCTCCGCACACAGAATATATTAATCGGCGCACATCAACCGCTGGCGTATATATCGATTCAAAAAGACTGGACAGGAGCCCAGGTCAGGGAGGCGATAATGGCTACGTTGGGTCTGCTGAAGCAGAAGCTCGCATCCAAGGGATACAGCTTGGGCAACATTCCTTCCAGCCGCCTGGAAGAATTAATGAGCGGGCTGGCGAACGCAACAAAAGACAAAGCGATAGTCGTTTCGGCATCGCAAAACGTTCTTCCCGACGACGCGGTCGGCCTGGACTTCGTAGTAATAGACAACTCCCTTTGCTTCAGAAAAGACGAAGTGATAACGAGGATCGAAATTCCGGCGGGGGCAAGCAGAGAAAAGGTGGAAGAGCTGTTCGCCACAGCGATCAGAAACGTGAGGGCGGAAGCGGACAAACGAAATCTGCTTCCGAACATAGACACGGGCAATGTCGGCAGTCTAAACTACGACTACATCAGAAATTTGATAAGCCGCATTGCCAAGGATGGCTCCGCGGTGACAGTAGAGTTCGTATCAACCGAAGATGTCTACACGCTCGGAAATCTGGACAATCTGAAAATCAGATATAGATAGCGACATATGTCGCTGCTAGCATATATACCCCAAAGTCTGCATTTCTGGGCTTTTTCAATACTGAACAGCCTTTGTCGGCAAAAGAGCTTTGCTATTGGATTGTGATATAATGGCCGCGACCG is part of the bacterium genome and encodes:
- the folK gene encoding 2-amino-4-hydroxy-6-hydroxymethyldihydropteridine diphosphokinase, which translates into the protein MELRGAEFALSYIGIGSNQGDRLANLSEAIYILSGIREIQVANVSSAWRSDPVGMPPGTREFLNAVIALKTVLSPRDLLSTCLGTERLMGRDRSWVISDRPIDLDLLYFDGLEIREPDLIVPHPRAHTRTFVLNPWIEIAPGFTLYGATLEEWLSMIPEPERVDCACAGPIPDYDKLNR
- a CDS encoding aminotransferase class I/II-fold pyridoxal phosphate-dependent enzyme — encoded protein: MADLRGGARFETLQLHAGEDGDPMHAGFPPLYMASSFYCTDTETAQDFMAHKEKGHIYSRFSNPTVAVMEKRLAALEGYDECVSASSGLAAIAQLVFAHVKPGENLVSATKIYGGTYGMLNREIAALGIETRWVDDASDWAGWRKAITPKTKMLLFETPGNPLLNIVDIEQAVAICREYGLISVLDNTFATPYLQPVAHLGVDVVVHSLTKYIVGHGTVIGGATIGRKELMNPVRWGPHANLGPTFSPFNAWLVLMGLDTLSIRMERHSENAMELAKWLRVHPKVSYVYYPGLPDFPGHEIAKKQMKMFGGMVGFGAAGGYEHAVKTLDSLKLIKHQTSLGDVKTIILHPASSTHFPVPEDVKLKLGILPDYIRLSVGLEHVDDLKEDLDRALKSF
- a CDS encoding DUF3084 domain-containing protein, coding for MLALISATVAYLGDVVGRQVAKKRISVAGIRPRRVGSYVAVITGIFIALATFLLLTLLSRDVRTWVFEYDRLKGQTAELQAEIAAATQAYDAAQARTAKLAEELQSKEAERSEIEGELAKSQTALDSIQSELLDKESKLRELQDRLDKNQKIIQDTAEKLETLQKEIAKLSGENESLSASKRELSGEIAALETTGKELEAANENLRKQAAQIESRIRTLEEVLGSLRTQNILIGAHQPLAYISIQKDWTGAQVREAIMATLGLLKQKLASKGYSLGNIPSSRLEELMSGLANATKDKAIVVSASQNVLPDDAVGLDFVVIDNSLCFRKDEVITRIEIPAGASREKVEELFATAIRNVRAEADKRNLLPNIDTGNVGSLNYDYIRNLISRIAKDGSAVTVEFVSTEDVYTLGNLDNLKIRYR